One window of Phycisphaeraceae bacterium genomic DNA carries:
- a CDS encoding winged helix-turn-helix domain-containing protein produces MSKKTTKSKPASKPAPDAAANDEARADALAKLNAKPDSASDAVHEGTVTRGDGKKVRVTVLRDQKAATEAKAAKGSPTAERGAKGGKDAKAPKAKPAKAAKPKRISALDAAAKVLAESDRPLRAIDMIEVMHAKGLWTSPGGKTPEATLYAAIIREITAKGTEARFRKVDRGMFASVTSRNATMNA; encoded by the coding sequence ATGTCCAAGAAGACCACGAAGTCCAAGCCCGCCAGCAAGCCCGCGCCGGATGCAGCCGCAAACGACGAGGCACGCGCCGACGCGCTCGCCAAGTTGAACGCCAAGCCCGACAGCGCGAGCGACGCCGTACACGAGGGAACGGTCACGCGCGGCGACGGCAAGAAGGTCCGCGTCACGGTGCTCCGCGACCAGAAGGCGGCCACGGAGGCCAAGGCCGCCAAGGGATCGCCCACGGCGGAACGTGGGGCCAAGGGTGGCAAGGACGCGAAGGCCCCCAAGGCCAAGCCCGCGAAGGCAGCCAAGCCCAAGCGCATCTCCGCGCTCGACGCTGCCGCCAAGGTCCTCGCCGAGTCCGATCGCCCCCTCCGCGCCATCGACATGATCGAGGTCATGCACGCCAAGGGCCTGTGGACCAGCCCCGGCGGCAAGACGCCCGAGGCGACCCTCTACGCCGCCATCATCAGGGAGATCACCGCCAAGGGGACCGAAGCCCGGTTCAGGAAGGTCGATCGCGGGATGTTCGCCAGCGTCACGTCTCGCAATGCCACGATGAACGCCTGA
- a CDS encoding SUMF1/EgtB/PvdO family nonheme iron enzyme, whose product MPIGNPGNAPDPFTGNLYGSVAYTYNIGQTEVTNAQYAAFLNAKAASDPFDLYDPNMAGSVGGITRSGSPGSYTYSTISGRANNPVNFVSFWDACRFANWLHNGQGSGDTETGAYTLTPDGIALNTVTRNAGWQWAVTSENEWYKAAYHQPASAGGDSDNYWLYPTSSNTINTSQANYNSVIGNTTPVGSYAANFYGTFDMGGNVWEWNEAVIFGTLRSHRGGSYNESDFFQRADNRMDINGGGGNFNIGFRVSQAIGLPHCPADYNGSGDAGDILDFLDFMDDFGSCTNLPSPCGQFGNPDINGDTIVDIVDFLDFIDAFGQGC is encoded by the coding sequence GTGCCGATCGGCAATCCCGGCAATGCGCCGGACCCGTTCACGGGCAATCTCTACGGCTCGGTGGCGTACACGTACAACATCGGGCAGACCGAGGTAACCAACGCGCAGTACGCGGCGTTCCTGAACGCCAAGGCCGCGTCGGACCCGTTCGACCTGTACGACCCGAACATGGCTGGGTCGGTGGGCGGCATAACCCGCTCGGGCTCGCCGGGCTCATACACGTACTCGACCATCAGCGGCCGGGCGAATAACCCGGTGAACTTCGTATCCTTCTGGGATGCGTGCAGGTTCGCCAACTGGCTGCACAACGGTCAGGGGAGCGGCGACACAGAGACCGGCGCGTACACGCTGACGCCCGACGGCATCGCCCTCAACACTGTCACCCGCAATGCGGGCTGGCAGTGGGCGGTGACCAGCGAGAACGAGTGGTACAAGGCCGCGTACCACCAGCCCGCCAGCGCGGGCGGCGATAGCGACAACTACTGGCTGTACCCGACATCGAGCAACACGATCAACACCTCGCAGGCGAACTACAACAGCGTCATCGGCAACACCACGCCCGTCGGCTCGTACGCCGCGAACTTCTACGGCACGTTCGACATGGGCGGGAACGTGTGGGAGTGGAACGAGGCCGTCATTTTCGGCACCCTCCGCAGCCACCGGGGCGGGTCGTACAACGAAAGCGATTTCTTCCAGCGGGCCGACAACCGCATGGACATCAATGGGGGGGGCGGCAACTTCAACATCGGGTTTCGTGTCTCCCAAGCCATTGGCCTGCCACACTGTCCCGCCGACTACAACGGCTCTGGCGATGCGGGCGACATCCTCGACTTCCTCGACTTCATGGACGACTTCGGGTCGTGTACGAATCTTCCATCACCCTGCGGCCAGTTCGGCAACCCGGACATCAACGGCGACACGATCGTGGATATCGTGGACTTCCTCGACTTCATCGATGCGTTCGGGCAGGGGTGCTGA